A genomic window from Flavobacterium johnsoniae includes:
- a CDS encoding AsmA family protein: MPTTFKHTALKVLKITGITIAVILFLLFIIPLLFPGKIASEVKKIANERLDTKLDFTKSKLSFFTHFPALTVSLDELSLTGSKPFSNDTLLKADEVAFGIDIKRLLFDNEVKINKLYVSDALINVMVNEKGQANYNIYVAPEKRKDEKDAPEEGTAIRLERIDIKNCHIKYNDRSAKILVDAKGFNYVGKGNLSEDIFDLATDAKIDNLDFFYDRTGYVRKKEVRAELITRINTNSLSFILQKNELRINKLPLKFTGLFTILRDGYKIDIKALSENTTVKDLLSVMPPEYLTWLEKTEISGRSDLLLTFKGDYNVAKKQKPNLAFNLKINEGSVNHKDAPVPLKDFQMDLNAILPSLDTEQLLVNLRTLKFKVGDKDYFNAYLRSKGLNEMTIDASIKGALDLAVVDAALGLSDFDLKGILKTDIQAKGLFSTSKKLFPKTIGGISLRNGWLKTKYYPNPITNITFVANMLNKAGTFQDLIVAVAPASFTFEGNPVYINAALSDFNDLAYNAKIKGELNVGRIYQVFSQKGLDLTGYAKADLSLKGKQSYATTGQYDKLDNRGTLILKNIKATSELFPKAFFIKQGNFRFQNEKMWFEKFYASYGKSDFDINGYLLNTINYFLESNGTLSGNFNLKSKLINVDEFMALEKGENKDQKTEIEYAKEDNPKMSGVVMIPKNLNVSLNANADKVEYNGLIINKLNGKTGVKKEGFYLENINFNIIDCIVGINAFYKDESPTAAHFDAHFTAKDFDVQRAYKEIPMFHDMVSAAEKAHGIISVDYKVKGDLDGNMGPIYASLNGGGTINLRDVKIQGLKLFDGISSKTGQDGLNNPDMKGIEIKSTIDKNLINVEPFTFKVAGFRPTIKGTTSFDGLLDLRMRLGLPLFGIIGFPIVVTGTHEAPKIKIFSKTGQEINPAVYDEKRNKVIKKEKVSKSKK; encoded by the coding sequence TAAACTTTCCTTTTTTACTCATTTCCCAGCTTTGACTGTTTCTTTAGACGAATTGTCATTAACTGGTTCTAAACCTTTTAGTAATGATACTTTGTTAAAAGCAGATGAAGTTGCTTTTGGAATTGACATCAAAAGATTACTATTTGACAATGAAGTAAAAATCAACAAACTTTATGTTTCTGATGCTTTGATTAATGTAATGGTGAATGAAAAAGGTCAAGCCAATTACAATATTTATGTTGCGCCAGAAAAACGAAAAGACGAAAAAGATGCACCAGAAGAAGGAACAGCAATTCGATTAGAAAGAATAGATATAAAAAATTGCCACATAAAATATAATGACCGTTCGGCAAAAATTTTGGTTGACGCAAAAGGCTTCAATTATGTTGGAAAAGGAAACTTAAGCGAAGATATTTTTGATCTTGCCACAGATGCCAAAATTGATAATCTTGATTTCTTTTATGACAGAACAGGTTATGTTAGAAAAAAAGAAGTTCGTGCTGAATTAATTACAAGAATTAACACCAATTCGCTTTCTTTTATTCTACAGAAAAACGAATTGCGTATTAATAAACTGCCTTTAAAATTTACCGGTTTATTTACCATTTTACGAGACGGATACAAAATTGATATCAAAGCTTTATCAGAAAACACAACCGTAAAAGATTTGTTATCTGTAATGCCTCCAGAATATTTGACTTGGTTAGAAAAAACGGAAATTTCTGGAAGAAGCGATTTATTATTGACTTTTAAAGGCGATTATAATGTAGCGAAAAAACAAAAACCAAACTTGGCTTTCAATTTAAAAATTAATGAAGGTTCGGTAAATCATAAAGACGCACCAGTTCCTTTAAAAGATTTTCAAATGGATTTGAATGCCATTCTTCCGTCTTTAGATACCGAGCAATTGTTGGTGAATCTTAGAACTTTAAAATTTAAAGTTGGCGATAAAGATTATTTCAATGCTTATTTACGCAGTAAAGGTTTGAACGAAATGACTATTGACGCCAGCATAAAAGGCGCTTTAGATTTAGCGGTTGTTGATGCTGCTTTAGGTTTAAGTGATTTCGATTTGAAAGGAATTTTAAAAACCGATATTCAGGCGAAAGGACTTTTCAGCACTTCAAAAAAATTATTTCCGAAAACAATCGGAGGTATTTCTTTGCGAAACGGATGGCTGAAAACAAAATATTATCCAAATCCAATTACCAATATCACTTTTGTAGCAAATATGCTTAATAAAGCGGGAACTTTTCAAGATTTAATTGTTGCCGTTGCGCCTGCGTCATTCACTTTTGAGGGAAATCCAGTTTATATAAACGCCGCACTATCAGATTTTAATGATTTGGCTTATAATGCAAAAATAAAAGGTGAATTGAATGTTGGAAGAATTTATCAGGTTTTCTCACAAAAAGGTCTTGATTTAACAGGTTATGCAAAAGCCGATCTTTCTCTAAAAGGAAAACAAAGCTACGCCACAACTGGACAATATGACAAATTAGACAATAGAGGAACTCTGATTCTTAAAAATATAAAAGCTACATCCGAATTATTTCCGAAAGCGTTTTTTATAAAACAAGGAAATTTCCGTTTTCAAAACGAAAAAATGTGGTTTGAGAAATTTTATGCCTCTTACGGAAAATCCGATTTTGATATTAATGGTTATTTGTTAAATACCATTAATTATTTCCTAGAATCAAATGGAACTTTGAGCGGAAACTTCAACCTAAAATCAAAATTGATTAATGTTGATGAATTCATGGCGCTTGAAAAAGGAGAAAATAAAGATCAAAAGACAGAAATAGAATATGCAAAAGAAGATAATCCAAAAATGAGCGGTGTGGTTATGATTCCGAAAAATCTAAATGTAAGCTTAAATGCAAATGCAGACAAAGTAGAATACAACGGATTGATAATCAATAAACTTAACGGAAAAACTGGCGTTAAAAAAGAAGGATTTTACTTAGAAAACATTAACTTTAACATCATTGATTGCATTGTCGGAATTAATGCTTTTTATAAAGATGAATCTCCAACAGCTGCACACTTTGACGCTCATTTCACTGCAAAAGATTTCGATGTACAAAGAGCATACAAAGAAATTCCGATGTTTCATGATATGGTTTCTGCTGCAGAAAAAGCACATGGAATAATTTCTGTAGATTATAAAGTTAAAGGCGATTTAGACGGAAATATGGGACCAATTTATGCATCGCTTAACGGTGGCGGAACCATAAATCTGCGCGATGTAAAAATTCAAGGTCTGAAATTATTTGACGGAATTAGCTCTAAAACAGGACAAGACGGTTTGAACAATCCAGACATGAAAGGAATTGAAATTAAATCGACTATTGACAAAAACTTAATTAATGTTGAGCCATTTACCTTTAAAGTGGCTGGTTTTAGACCAACAATTAAAGGAACTACAAGCTTTGATGGACTTCTAGATCTCAGAATGCGTCTAGGTCTTCCCCTATTCGGAATTATCGGTTTTCCTATCGTAGTTACGGGCACGCATGAAGCGCCAAAAATTAAAATTTTCAGCAAAACTGGGCAAGAAATTAATCCAGCGGTTTATGATGAAAAAAGAAATAAAGTAATCAAGAAAGAAAAAGTCAGCAAATCCAAAAAATAA
- a CDS encoding low affinity iron permease family protein produces the protein MKKEKQNKNGFFETFASRVTKATGSTTAFISAFLLVVVWAISGPIFNYSETWQLVINTGTTIITFLMVFLIQKAQNKDSLAIQLKLNELVASNEMSSNSLIDIEEMTEEEMIIIQKYYRRLSELAKKEKSIKTSHSISEAQELHNRKHKK, from the coding sequence ATGAAAAAAGAAAAGCAAAATAAAAATGGATTTTTTGAAACGTTTGCCTCCAGAGTTACAAAAGCAACCGGAAGCACGACTGCATTTATAAGTGCCTTTTTGCTTGTGGTTGTTTGGGCTATTTCTGGACCTATTTTCAATTATTCTGAAACCTGGCAGCTAGTTATTAATACAGGAACAACTATTATAACTTTTCTGATGGTATTTCTCATTCAGAAAGCACAAAATAAAGATTCGCTTGCTATTCAGCTAAAGCTAAATGAACTCGTAGCTTCTAATGAAATGTCGAGCAACAGTCTTATTGATATTGAAGAAATGACCGAAGAAGAAATGATTATCATTCAAAAATACTATCGCCGATTAAGCGAATTGGCTAAGAAAGAAAAAAGCATCAAAACTTCACATTCTATTTCAGAAGCGCAAGAACTTCATAATAGAAAACACAAAAAATAG
- a CDS encoding NAD(P)/FAD-dependent oxidoreductase gives MKLSSTETYWPLKNAMKHSYPSIASDITTDVLIIGGGITGALMAYKLVNEGKKIVLVDRRDVCGGSTSGSTALLQYEIDVPLHQLIKLRGTKCAIESYQNGKKAIFDLRNIIDAVGCDCGFEFKKSIYFTTLKKDVPFLKNEFKSRKQHGFEVSWLSRSELQKMGLNAIAGIESKTAAVMDPFKLAGDLLFYCHEKGMQIYDRTNITGIQHQKGRIIATCENKYTIKADHIIHCTGYESTETLQEKVVDLKSTFVIASESQPDLPENFKHAIFWDTGNPYNYIRTTDDNRIIMGGGDEDFRDANKRDKLLPKKEKYLLKQFLKRFPDLDFKIDYSWAGTFGETKDGLPYFGKPNSRRNEHYFLGFGGNGITFSVMAMNSILDSIHNKKNTDLEYYKFGR, from the coding sequence ATGAAACTGAGCTCTACCGAAACTTATTGGCCACTAAAAAATGCCATGAAACACAGCTATCCTTCTATAGCTTCTGATATCACTACCGATGTTTTAATTATTGGCGGCGGTATTACAGGAGCTTTAATGGCTTATAAATTAGTAAACGAAGGCAAAAAAATTGTTCTTGTAGACAGGAGAGATGTTTGCGGAGGCAGCACCTCTGGAAGTACCGCTTTATTACAATACGAAATTGATGTTCCGCTTCATCAGTTAATTAAGCTTAGAGGTACAAAATGTGCCATAGAAAGTTATCAAAATGGTAAAAAAGCTATTTTCGATCTTCGAAATATCATTGATGCCGTGGGTTGCGACTGCGGTTTTGAATTTAAAAAAAGCATCTATTTTACCACTTTAAAGAAAGATGTTCCTTTTTTAAAAAATGAATTCAAATCGAGAAAACAACATGGTTTCGAAGTAAGCTGGCTCAGCAGATCTGAATTGCAAAAAATGGGTTTAAACGCAATTGCTGGTATAGAATCTAAAACTGCTGCTGTTATGGATCCTTTTAAACTGGCAGGCGATTTACTTTTTTATTGTCATGAAAAAGGAATGCAGATTTATGACCGAACTAATATTACTGGCATTCAGCATCAAAAAGGGAGAATTATTGCGACTTGCGAAAATAAATACACCATAAAAGCAGACCACATTATACATTGTACGGGTTATGAAAGCACAGAAACACTGCAAGAAAAAGTTGTTGATCTGAAAAGCACTTTTGTAATTGCTTCAGAAAGCCAGCCTGATCTTCCTGAAAATTTTAAACACGCCATATTCTGGGATACAGGAAATCCTTATAATTATATTAGAACGACAGATGATAACCGAATTATTATGGGCGGTGGCGATGAAGATTTTAGAGATGCCAATAAACGTGATAAATTGCTTCCTAAAAAAGAAAAATATCTTTTGAAACAATTCTTGAAAAGATTCCCAGATTTAGATTTTAAAATTGATTATTCCTGGGCAGGAACTTTTGGAGAAACCAAAGACGGACTTCCCTATTTCGGAAAACCAAATTCGAGAAGAAATGAGCATTATTTTTTAGGTTTCGGAGGAAACGGAATTACGTTTAGCGTAATGGCAATGAACTCTATTCTAGATTCAATTCACAATAAAAAAAATACAGATTTGGAGTATTATAAGTTTGGACGATAA
- a CDS encoding helix-turn-helix domain-containing GNAT family N-acetyltransferase, with protein MEFFDKVGKVALGSRLRLMTASFTEDASKIYELYGVDFNPKWFPVFYTIAEDREITITEIANEIGHSQPSVSKIIQEMIGAGILEEGIKTEDKRKNNVVLTKKGIEISEKIKQQLLDIDVAVEGLISEAKHNLWAAVEEWEFLLQQKSLFKRVSDQKKLRESKNVEIVAYDSKYKKAFKDLNVEWISTYFEMEESDYKALDNPEEYIINKGGEILVALYDNEPVGVCALIKSNVADYDFEMAKMAVSPKAQGKSIGWLLGKAIAEKAKELGAKKIYLESNTILKPAINLYYKLGFEKVFGLETPYKRCNIQMELVF; from the coding sequence ATGGAATTTTTTGATAAAGTTGGAAAAGTAGCTTTAGGAAGCCGTTTACGTTTAATGACTGCATCTTTTACAGAAGATGCTTCTAAAATTTACGAATTATATGGAGTAGATTTTAATCCTAAATGGTTTCCTGTGTTTTATACAATTGCTGAAGATAGAGAAATTACAATTACCGAAATTGCTAATGAAATTGGGCATTCGCAACCTTCTGTAAGTAAAATTATTCAGGAAATGATTGGAGCTGGAATACTTGAAGAAGGTATAAAAACAGAAGACAAACGTAAAAATAATGTTGTTTTAACAAAGAAAGGAATTGAGATTTCTGAGAAAATCAAACAGCAATTATTAGATATTGATGTTGCTGTTGAAGGTTTAATATCTGAAGCGAAACACAATCTTTGGGCTGCGGTCGAAGAATGGGAATTTTTATTGCAGCAGAAATCACTTTTTAAAAGAGTTAGCGACCAGAAAAAACTTCGCGAAAGCAAAAATGTAGAAATTGTTGCATACGATTCTAAATACAAAAAAGCATTTAAAGATTTGAATGTAGAATGGATTTCGACTTATTTTGAAATGGAAGAGTCTGATTATAAAGCACTAGATAATCCTGAAGAATATATTATTAATAAAGGTGGCGAAATTTTGGTTGCTTTATATGATAACGAACCTGTTGGTGTTTGTGCACTAATAAAATCAAATGTAGCCGATTATGATTTTGAAATGGCAAAAATGGCGGTTTCACCCAAAGCTCAAGGCAAAAGTATTGGCTGGCTTTTAGGAAAAGCAATTGCCGAAAAAGCAAAAGAACTTGGAGCAAAAAAAATATATTTGGAAAGCAATACAATCTTAAAACCTGCAATAAATCTCTATTATAAACTTGGTTTCGAAAAAGTTTTTGGCTTAGAAACGCCATATAAAAGATGTAATATTCAGATGGAGTTGGTTTTTTAA
- a CDS encoding helix-turn-helix domain-containing protein yields MKIVTINTEKTQNIFDELHTNFGGKVTFDLDEYTLEVENSFAEGSIIGASFNDAISYVQFDMTFSTDVRLDILNVKSSPIYFAYCSKGNLAHSFGLNGEERKLKTFQTAIVTSKENQDNVLFFEKGKKTKLTLIIVGTQSDTKQQAQSLNQKVRDTFFENNLVQDFFYIGSYNLQIAEKIEQLNSITQTGIVRNLLKEGIMRIILAMEIQQHSDDLHAFANESNGLTLREMEEIKELSEFIKSTPEEAFSIKSLSKKSGLSPNKLQEGFKMIHNRTVNDYITHMRVLKAEVLIRTSDLNISEIVYCIGFTSRSYFSKIFKQKYNCSPKEYKFNLNSLAITA; encoded by the coding sequence ATGAAAATAGTTACTATAAATACAGAGAAAACTCAGAATATTTTTGATGAGCTTCATACAAATTTTGGAGGAAAAGTGACTTTTGACTTAGACGAATATACGTTGGAAGTTGAAAATAGTTTTGCCGAAGGTTCCATAATCGGAGCTTCTTTTAATGACGCTATTTCTTACGTTCAATTTGATATGACATTTTCTACAGATGTTAGACTAGATATTTTGAATGTGAAATCGTCGCCTATTTATTTTGCTTATTGTTCTAAAGGAAATCTCGCGCATAGTTTTGGATTGAATGGAGAAGAGCGAAAACTAAAAACCTTTCAAACAGCAATTGTAACTTCTAAAGAAAATCAGGATAATGTTTTATTTTTTGAAAAAGGAAAAAAAACAAAATTGACCTTGATTATTGTTGGAACACAAAGTGATACAAAACAACAGGCGCAATCTTTAAATCAAAAGGTAAGAGATACATTTTTTGAAAACAATTTGGTTCAAGATTTCTTTTATATCGGTTCGTATAATTTACAAATTGCCGAAAAAATCGAGCAACTTAATTCGATTACGCAAACCGGAATTGTTAGAAATCTTTTGAAAGAAGGAATTATGAGAATTATTCTGGCAATGGAAATTCAGCAGCATTCTGATGATTTACATGCTTTTGCAAACGAATCAAACGGTTTGACTTTGAGAGAAATGGAAGAAATAAAAGAACTTTCGGAGTTTATAAAATCAACTCCAGAAGAAGCTTTTTCTATTAAATCTTTGAGTAAAAAATCTGGATTATCTCCAAACAAACTTCAAGAAGGTTTTAAAATGATTCATAATCGCACTGTAAACGATTATATTACTCATATGCGAGTTCTAAAAGCAGAAGTTTTAATTAGAACTTCTGATCTAAATATTTCAGAAATTGTGTATTGCATCGGTTTTACAAGCAGAAGTTATTTTTCTAAAATATTTAAACAAAAATACAATTGCAGTCCAAAAGAATACAAGTTTAATTTGAACTCGTTGGCTATTACAGCTTAG
- a CDS encoding DNA-deoxyinosine glycosylase, translated as MKSFSFAPISSPTSKILILGTMPGTKSLELNQYYGHNQNNFWKFMFKILNEEFSENYEERKNLLIKNKIALWDVLQFCDRIGSLDSAIKNEIANDFENFLELHPQISVIFFNGQKAASFFKKYVRLNKDYQTFTLPSTSPANASKSFQSKLDQWKLIGTYL; from the coding sequence ATGAAAAGTTTCTCTTTTGCTCCAATAAGTTCACCAACTTCCAAAATATTAATTTTAGGCACAATGCCTGGAACAAAATCCTTAGAACTAAATCAGTATTATGGTCATAATCAGAACAACTTCTGGAAATTTATGTTTAAAATTTTAAATGAAGAATTCTCTGAAAATTATGAAGAAAGAAAAAACCTGTTAATTAAAAACAAGATCGCATTGTGGGATGTCTTACAATTTTGCGATCGAATTGGAAGTTTAGACAGCGCTATAAAAAATGAAATAGCAAATGATTTTGAAAATTTTTTAGAACTTCATCCTCAAATAAGCGTCATTTTCTTTAACGGACAGAAAGCTGCTTCCTTTTTTAAGAAGTATGTTCGTTTAAATAAAGATTATCAAACCTTTACATTGCCTTCTACAAGCCCCGCCAATGCCAGCAAGTCTTTTCAAAGTAAATTAGACCAGTGGAAACTCATTGGAACCTATTTATAA
- a CDS encoding DUF6526 family protein, which produces MKIQTYYNHIRFYKPHHFIYYPVLILFLIASIYFAITTEDHLIWAFISVGFIFLFALAFMLRQHYALTLQNRIVRLEMRYRYFTLTGKRFEEFEYKLTDDQIFALRFAPDDEFIPLLEDVLKNNLTGDAIKKAIVHWKADYHRV; this is translated from the coding sequence ATGAAAATTCAAACCTATTATAATCATATTCGGTTTTACAAACCGCATCATTTCATATACTATCCTGTTTTAATTTTGTTTCTAATTGCGAGTATTTATTTTGCGATTACAACAGAAGATCACTTAATTTGGGCCTTTATAAGCGTCGGTTTTATATTCTTATTTGCGCTTGCTTTTATGCTTCGTCAGCATTATGCGCTTACTTTGCAAAACAGAATTGTACGTCTAGAAATGCGTTACCGCTATTTTACATTAACTGGAAAACGTTTCGAAGAATTTGAATACAAACTAACAGACGATCAAATATTTGCTTTGCGATTTGCTCCAGATGACGAATTTATTCCTCTTTTAGAAGATGTTTTAAAAAATAATTTAACTGGCGATGCAATCAAAAAAGCAATCGTACACTGGAAAGCCGATTATCACAGAGTTTAA
- a CDS encoding MATE family efflux transporter, with protein MKKNELLEGPILSSLLKLAVPIMIANLLQAAYQLVDAFWVGRLGGDAVAAVSISTPVIFLTIALGTGLAIAGSILIAQYFGAGNQEMVNHVAAQTLSMVIIVSIVLSIIGYILSPYFLYLLKVTPQVYVDALGFMRVAFIGLVFSFGFMIFQSIMRGVGRVTLPVYIVLGTVILNFALDPLFIYGWNFIPAMGVKGAALATLFTQLLAIVIGFAILFRGKHGIHLRIQDFKPDYKHIKKAFQIGFPSSIEQSMRALGMMAITFLIVRFGTLTVASYGAGSNLIQLILIPALGLSMAIATLVGQNIGAGNIDRAGEIAKLGAYLGFGLLTGLGVIAFIFAPYLIAFFVPNDQAVIEGGTELLRITCLSWGFLGLQLCLTGVFRAVGNTKLPMILTLVSQWVIQFPLAFILSHNTSLGKIGIWWAFPIASVLTALITLALYVKGDWKKERLTGKTNKLIDKVEKEIVKEGFEVK; from the coding sequence ATGAAAAAAAATGAATTACTAGAAGGACCAATTCTTTCTTCATTATTAAAATTGGCAGTTCCGATTATGATTGCCAATTTATTACAAGCTGCATATCAGTTGGTTGATGCTTTTTGGGTTGGCCGATTGGGCGGAGATGCCGTTGCAGCAGTTTCAATAAGTACTCCCGTAATATTTTTAACCATTGCTTTAGGAACTGGACTAGCCATTGCAGGATCAATTTTGATTGCTCAGTATTTTGGTGCTGGAAATCAGGAAATGGTCAATCATGTGGCGGCGCAAACATTATCAATGGTCATTATCGTTTCGATTGTACTGTCAATAATTGGATATATTTTGAGTCCGTATTTTTTATATCTGTTAAAAGTAACGCCACAAGTTTATGTTGATGCTTTAGGATTTATGCGCGTAGCGTTTATAGGACTTGTTTTTAGTTTCGGATTTATGATTTTTCAGTCCATTATGCGTGGAGTTGGACGTGTTACTTTACCTGTTTATATAGTTTTAGGAACCGTTATTCTGAATTTTGCTCTAGATCCGTTATTTATTTACGGTTGGAATTTTATTCCTGCAATGGGTGTAAAAGGTGCAGCTTTGGCAACTTTGTTTACACAGCTTTTGGCAATTGTAATCGGATTTGCAATCTTGTTTCGTGGAAAACACGGAATTCATCTTCGCATTCAAGATTTTAAACCAGATTATAAACATATTAAGAAAGCCTTTCAAATCGGATTCCCTTCTTCCATCGAGCAGTCAATGAGAGCGTTAGGAATGATGGCGATTACTTTTTTAATTGTACGTTTTGGAACATTAACCGTTGCTTCTTACGGTGCAGGATCAAATTTAATTCAATTGATTTTAATTCCGGCTTTAGGTTTATCGATGGCAATCGCAACTTTGGTTGGTCAAAATATTGGCGCGGGAAACATTGACCGTGCGGGTGAAATTGCAAAATTAGGCGCTTATTTAGGTTTCGGATTATTGACGGGACTTGGCGTGATTGCTTTTATTTTCGCTCCTTATTTAATTGCGTTCTTCGTTCCAAACGATCAGGCAGTTATTGAAGGCGGAACAGAATTATTAAGAATCACTTGCCTTTCTTGGGGATTTTTAGGTTTACAACTTTGTTTAACAGGCGTTTTCCGTGCAGTTGGAAATACAAAATTACCTATGATTCTGACTTTAGTTTCGCAATGGGTAATTCAGTTTCCGCTTGCTTTTATCTTATCTCATAATACTTCTTTAGGTAAAATAGGAATTTGGTGGGCTTTCCCGATTGCGTCGGTTCTAACGGCTTTAATTACTTTGGCTTTGTATGTAAAAGGAGATTGGAAAAAAGAAAGATTAACAGGCAAAACCAATAAGTTGATTGATAAAGTTGAAAAGGAAATTGTGAAAGAAGGGTTTGAGGTTAAGTAA
- a CDS encoding MarR family winged helix-turn-helix transcriptional regulator, producing the protein MENINADQENALNFWKEEIADSFFFQIHRMKRAIFRRTNALMTESGITLQLEQLPLLMILRHRGFSQRELSDKTMRDKSSILRSITALEKKNLVEVVKDKIDKRKNIVSLTDEGFTMAKEIRSLMKRAEDEVMSVFSPKERIEALGIVKSYADKLETL; encoded by the coding sequence ATGGAAAATATAAATGCAGATCAAGAAAATGCTTTAAACTTTTGGAAAGAAGAAATAGCTGATAGCTTCTTTTTTCAAATTCATCGTATGAAAAGGGCAATTTTTAGAAGAACAAATGCGCTGATGACAGAATCAGGAATTACGTTGCAGCTTGAACAATTGCCATTACTTATGATTTTACGTCACAGAGGATTTTCGCAGAGAGAATTGTCAGACAAGACAATGCGCGACAAATCTTCTATCTTGAGAAGTATTACAGCTCTCGAAAAAAAGAATTTAGTTGAAGTTGTAAAAGATAAAATCGATAAACGAAAAAATATCGTAAGTCTTACTGATGAAGGTTTTACAATGGCAAAAGAAATTCGTTCTCTTATGAAAAGAGCTGAAGATGAGGTAATGTCTGTTTTTTCTCCAAAAGAAAGAATTGAAGCTTTGGGTATTGTAAAATCATACGCAGATAAACTAGAAACACTTTAA